The following are encoded in a window of Ignavibacteriales bacterium genomic DNA:
- the bshC gene encoding bacillithiol biosynthesis cysteine-adding enzyme BshC has translation MFINFSDIPGHQNLFLDYLYEFSNVKRFYGKDFRDKTFYPQHFNLLAQKEKHHTLELLEIIHNQYSNLTPDEKTIRNIESLKQKNTLAIVTGQQLGIFGGPLYTFYKILTSIKLSYALNEKYSNYNFVPVFWLEGDDHDFEEVKSFNLIDENNELVTMDYNDGIGEEINRGSVGKIKFNGAVEILLDELQKQLRDTEFKPKLMDLLKSFYKVGSTFKDAFKELIFYFFDKFGVIIFDPSDPKVKKLLKPIFKKEVEEFREHANEVVSISAKLEESYHAQVKARPINLFMSEEDGRHLIEPIESEFRLKGKRKKFSKETLLEQIEISPEKFSPNVLLRPICQDYLFRTAFYVGGPSEISYFAQVIPLYKMFDIEQPIIYPRSSLTIAEKNIQKLVEKFNLSYSDFFNDKESITKKIIGNLSEVNSEQAFDNCSKEITIALDNLKEKLFAIDNTLVDLTNKTSEKILQNLELLKERSSDAQKRKHDVTIRQINRVSNILYPNSNLQERELNFIYFANKYGLDIVKWMFDQIEIEKFEHQVTEL, from the coding sequence ATGTTTATTAATTTTAGCGATATACCTGGTCATCAGAATCTTTTTCTCGATTATCTTTACGAATTTAGTAATGTAAAACGTTTTTACGGAAAAGATTTTAGGGATAAAACCTTTTATCCACAACATTTTAATTTGCTTGCTCAAAAAGAAAAGCATCATACCTTAGAACTTTTAGAAATTATTCACAATCAATATTCTAATCTTACTCCCGATGAAAAAACAATTAGAAATATTGAAAGTTTGAAACAGAAGAATACACTTGCTATTGTAACTGGTCAACAACTCGGAATATTTGGTGGACCGCTTTATACGTTTTATAAAATTCTTACATCAATAAAACTTAGTTACGCGTTAAATGAAAAATATAGTAACTACAATTTTGTTCCAGTCTTTTGGCTTGAGGGGGACGACCATGATTTTGAGGAAGTAAAATCATTTAATTTGATTGACGAAAATAATGAATTAGTAACTATGGATTATAACGATGGAATTGGTGAAGAAATTAATAGAGGTAGTGTTGGTAAGATTAAATTTAATGGAGCAGTAGAAATTTTATTAGATGAATTACAAAAACAATTAAGAGATACTGAATTCAAACCGAAATTAATGGACTTACTAAAATCATTTTATAAAGTTGGAAGTACTTTTAAAGACGCATTTAAGGAACTTATCTTTTACTTCTTTGATAAATTTGGAGTGATAATCTTTGATCCATCGGATCCAAAAGTTAAAAAACTTTTAAAACCCATCTTTAAGAAAGAAGTTGAAGAATTTAGAGAACACGCAAACGAGGTTGTCAGTATAAGTGCTAAACTTGAAGAATCATATCACGCCCAGGTAAAAGCAAGACCAATCAATCTGTTTATGTCTGAAGAAGATGGACGGCATTTAATTGAACCAATTGAATCCGAATTTAGATTGAAAGGAAAAAGAAAAAAATTCTCTAAGGAAACACTTTTAGAACAAATTGAAATATCTCCAGAAAAATTCAGCCCGAATGTTCTGCTTCGACCAATATGCCAGGACTATTTATTCAGAACGGCGTTTTACGTTGGTGGTCCTAGCGAGATAAGTTATTTTGCACAGGTAATACCGCTTTATAAAATGTTTGATATTGAACAGCCAATTATATATCCACGATCCTCATTAACGATTGCTGAAAAAAACATCCAGAAATTAGTAGAAAAATTTAATTTGTCTTATTCGGATTTTTTTAATGATAAAGAATCAATTACTAAAAAAATAATTGGCAATCTTTCTGAAGTCAATTCGGAACAAGCGTTTGATAATTGTTCAAAAGAAATTACAATTGCATTGGATAATCTTAAAGAAAAACTTTTTGCAATTGATAACACTCTTGTTGACTTAACAAACAAAACATCAGAAAAGATACTTCAAAATTTAGAATTGCTGAAAGAAAGATCATCAGATGCGCAGAAAAGAAAACACGATGTAACTATTCGCCAAATAAACAGAGTTTCCAACATCCTTTATCCCAATTCAAACCTCCAGGAAAGAGAACTGAACTTTATTTACTTTGCAAATAAGTACGGTTTAGACATTGTGAAGTGGATGTTTGATCAAATTGAAATTGAAAAGTTTGAACATCAGGTAACGGAATTGTAA
- a CDS encoding lysylphosphatidylglycerol synthase transmembrane domain-containing protein has protein sequence MNSILIKTYTLKILNKDNLFWVAKIVLATTFLYFLFNYIKVEKISASLKEANYLLIIISFLLSFANILLQFFKWKIICNKVIDEKSDRKILSSLLIGIAGGLVTPFRAGEYIGRNLPFKNNSVIEISLATFVDKICNLFIILLVGSFATLLFVQFYYNLSIYFVLLIATLLISLFFLCFLLIINGNFRDIFKTRIKKFKWFTKYFNELKILKNISQGLILEIIFLSLLIFGCYIMQFALLISAFSHQFNFINYVWIGILVIFAKTIIPPITFGELGIRESASVFYITKMGLVAAVGFNAAIFLFLINILIPSIVGIFFLLKRDRQ, from the coding sequence TTGAATTCAATTCTCATCAAAACGTATACATTAAAAATCCTTAACAAAGATAATTTGTTCTGGGTTGCTAAAATTGTTTTAGCAACTACATTTCTTTACTTTCTCTTTAATTATATAAAGGTGGAAAAGATTTCAGCTTCGTTGAAAGAAGCTAATTATTTATTAATTATTATTTCCTTTCTATTGAGTTTTGCAAATATTCTTTTGCAATTTTTCAAATGGAAGATTATTTGTAACAAAGTAATTGATGAAAAAAGTGATCGAAAGATTTTATCATCTCTTTTAATTGGTATTGCTGGTGGATTGGTTACTCCATTTAGAGCAGGAGAATATATCGGCAGGAATTTACCTTTTAAAAACAATTCTGTTATTGAAATATCTTTAGCAACATTTGTGGATAAAATCTGTAACCTATTTATTATACTTTTGGTAGGATCTTTTGCCACATTATTGTTCGTTCAATTTTATTATAATCTTTCAATTTATTTTGTACTCTTAATCGCAACATTACTAATTTCTCTTTTCTTTTTATGTTTTCTTTTAATTATAAACGGGAATTTTAGAGATATTTTTAAAACAAGAATTAAAAAATTCAAATGGTTCACAAAGTATTTTAATGAATTGAAAATACTAAAAAATATTTCTCAAGGTCTAATTTTAGAAATTATATTTCTATCATTGCTAATTTTTGGATGTTATATAATGCAATTTGCATTACTAATTTCTGCATTCTCGCATCAATTTAATTTTATAAATTATGTCTGGATAGGTATCCTTGTAATATTTGCAAAAACAATTATTCCACCAATTACATTCGGGGAGCTCGGGATAAGGGAAAGTGCTTCAGTATTTTATATTACTAAGATGGGGTTAGTTGCCGCGGTTGGATTTAATGCTGCAATATTTCTTTTTCTTATTAATATTCTTATTCCATCAATAGTTGGAATATTCTTTTTACTAAAGAGGGATCGCCAGTGA
- a CDS encoding glycosyltransferase, translating to MIIAVILFFIALLLCYIFFLLGIHRGLRRLKLQKITGYLPEEYVSVIIPFRNESENILRNLQSIAQQDLPVEKYEVIYVNDSSDDDSFEKICNAAKPDNVRIISVAKNLSICGHKKKALKFAIEQAKGEIIVTTDCDCTYNSNWLSTLLKSYDKNTGFVSGPVAYFNDDTLFTKLQKLEFAGLILTGAGLIGSGKPTISNAANLSFRKEIFKEVGGFDDTLNLSSGDDELLMQKIAKYTSYDIKFCWNKNALVLTTSNNSISDFFQQRKRWASKGLFYFDKLLMLKLIIIFSFYLGLLLQALLGIVLSPLFFVSLIISLIIKGWVEFSILLNGKEFLFTKNLMKYFIIAELFHVPYIVIAAIAGAFGNFTWKERKIKR from the coding sequence GTGATAATTGCTGTAATATTATTTTTTATTGCCTTACTCCTTTGCTATATTTTTTTTCTACTTGGAATTCATAGAGGTTTAAGACGGCTTAAACTTCAGAAAATAACTGGTTATTTGCCTGAAGAATATGTTTCAGTTATTATTCCATTTAGAAATGAAAGTGAAAATATTTTAAGAAACTTACAAAGTATTGCTCAGCAAGATTTGCCAGTAGAGAAGTATGAAGTTATTTATGTGAATGACTCTTCCGATGACGATTCATTTGAAAAGATTTGTAATGCTGCCAAACCAGATAATGTCCGGATCATTTCTGTTGCAAAGAATTTATCAATTTGTGGGCATAAAAAGAAAGCGCTAAAGTTTGCCATAGAACAAGCTAAGGGTGAAATAATAGTAACTACGGACTGTGATTGCACTTATAACAGTAACTGGCTAAGTACTCTTTTAAAAAGTTATGATAAAAACACTGGTTTTGTTTCCGGACCAGTCGCGTATTTTAATGATGATACACTTTTCACTAAACTTCAGAAACTTGAATTTGCCGGTCTTATATTAACAGGGGCTGGTTTAATTGGTAGTGGCAAACCTACTATCAGTAATGCTGCAAATCTTTCATTTCGTAAAGAGATTTTTAAGGAAGTTGGTGGATTTGATGATACACTAAATCTATCATCCGGTGATGATGAATTGTTAATGCAGAAAATAGCTAAGTATACTTCTTATGATATAAAGTTTTGTTGGAATAAGAATGCTTTAGTGCTTACAACTTCCAATAATTCTATTTCAGATTTCTTTCAACAAAGAAAAAGATGGGCTAGCAAAGGACTATTTTACTTTGACAAACTGCTGATGTTAAAACTTATTATAATATTTTCATTTTACCTAGGATTATTATTGCAAGCATTACTAGGAATAGTTTTGTCCCCATTGTTTTTTGTTTCCCTGATAATTTCTTTAATTATTAAAGGTTGGGTAGAGTTTTCAATTCTCCTTAATGGAAAAGAATTTTTATTCACAAAGAATTTGATGAAATATTTTATCATTGCCGAATTATTCCATGTCCCTTACATCGTAATCGCCGCAATTGCGGGAGCATTTGGTAATTTTACTTGGAAAGAAAGGAAAATAAAAAGGTAA
- a CDS encoding polysaccharide deacetylase family protein — MKIKYNPPLFIKKCFSKFYWNSSNKKILLTFDDGPNPLITNKILEELDKHKIKALFFCVGENIEKYPELVKNILANGHTIGNHTLSHKRIANLNHLERENEVDWVTTLLLEKYGYQINYFRPPDGRFSFRTQKFMDQRNLQMVMWSLLTYDYKNNLDIVKFAVEKNLNVDSIIVLHDNPKCQQIIVDSIRFIIKEAKQRGFEFGEPSECLR; from the coding sequence ATGAAAATTAAGTACAATCCACCTTTGTTTATCAAAAAATGTTTTTCAAAATTTTATTGGAATTCCTCTAACAAGAAAATACTTCTTACATTTGATGATGGACCAAATCCATTAATTACAAATAAAATATTAGAAGAGTTAGATAAGCATAAAATTAAAGCTTTGTTCTTTTGTGTAGGTGAGAATATTGAAAAATATCCTGAACTAGTAAAAAATATTCTGGCAAATGGTCACACTATCGGAAACCATACATTAAGCCATAAACGAATTGCAAATCTGAATCATTTAGAAAGAGAGAATGAAGTTGACTGGGTTACGACTTTACTATTGGAAAAATATGGTTATCAAATTAATTATTTTCGCCCGCCAGACGGTAGATTTAGTTTTAGAACACAAAAATTTATGGATCAAAGAAATCTGCAGATGGTAATGTGGTCTTTACTAACTTACGATTATAAAAATAACTTAGATATTGTTAAATTTGCAGTAGAAAAAAACTTGAATGTGGATTCTATTATTGTTCTGCACGATAACCCAAAATGTCAACAAATAATAGTAGATTCAATTCGTTTTATAATTAAAGAAGCTAAGCAAAGAGGTTTTGAGTTTGGAGAACCTTCAGAATGTTTGAGATAG
- a CDS encoding glycosyltransferase: protein MFEIVFLIAVSIYFLQSVIFLIGSIRKFKRISEAELPTVSIIVAARNEEDNIVRCLKSLDQVIYPNGRIEIMLINDNSTDKTLELIEKFILNKPRFKCLTTKKIIGNLKGKTNALANGLEIATGEIILTTDADCAVSPTWAKAIASYYQKDVAMVCGYTSQKVYNSFSGMQSLDFMYLLTVAAGTMNLNMPLSCIGNNMSYRKSVYDEVGGYENIPFSVTEDFKLLKTFFNLKKYKIIFPLEPEAHVVSKPCENLKSVFWQKKRWGVGGLDSGIIGFLVMASGFVAHICILLLAFFFTASAVYITVFKLATDFLFLYPILKQFNLTPTLKHFFAFELFFIIYVVLLPFVVLPNRKVLWKGRNY from the coding sequence ATGTTTGAGATAGTTTTTCTAATTGCAGTAAGTATATATTTTCTGCAATCGGTTATTTTTTTAATTGGATCTATCCGAAAATTTAAAAGAATTTCTGAAGCAGAGTTGCCGACTGTAAGTATTATTGTTGCTGCGCGGAACGAAGAAGATAATATTGTTCGGTGTTTAAAGTCACTTGATCAAGTAATTTATCCTAATGGTAGAATTGAAATTATGCTTATTAATGATAATTCCACTGATAAAACTTTAGAGTTAATTGAAAAATTTATTTTAAACAAACCCCGTTTCAAATGTCTTACAACTAAAAAGATTATTGGCAACCTTAAAGGAAAAACAAACGCATTAGCTAACGGATTAGAAATAGCAACCGGAGAAATAATTTTAACTACTGATGCTGATTGTGCTGTTTCACCAACCTGGGCAAAAGCTATCGCTTCATATTACCAAAAAGATGTGGCAATGGTTTGTGGTTATACTTCCCAGAAAGTTTATAATTCCTTCTCTGGAATGCAATCCCTTGATTTTATGTACTTGCTTACAGTTGCAGCCGGAACGATGAATCTAAATATGCCGTTAAGTTGTATCGGTAACAATATGTCTTATCGAAAATCAGTTTATGATGAAGTTGGCGGTTATGAAAATATTCCATTCAGCGTAACAGAAGATTTCAAACTTCTTAAAACATTTTTTAATCTAAAGAAGTACAAAATTATTTTCCCTCTTGAACCAGAAGCTCATGTTGTATCTAAACCTTGCGAAAATCTTAAATCAGTTTTCTGGCAAAAAAAACGGTGGGGAGTTGGCGGGTTAGACAGCGGTATTATTGGTTTTCTTGTTATGGCAAGTGGTTTTGTAGCTCATATTTGTATTTTATTATTAGCATTTTTCTTTACTGCTTCTGCCGTTTATATAACTGTATTTAAATTAGCAACTGATTTTCTTTTTCTTTATCCAATCTTAAAACAATTTAATTTAACTCCAACTTTAAAACATTTCTTTGCATTTGAATTATTCTTCATCATTTATGTTGTACTTCTGCCTTTTGTAGTACTGCCCAATAGAAAAGTTCTTTGGAAAGGCAGGAATTATTAA
- a CDS encoding radical SAM protein, giving the protein MLLLCNYYVTYRCNASCEFCHFADHQRYKNSSDASITDYKSNIIQLAKLGVKFIDLTGGEPLLNKNIVEMAGLARDLRIQTSITTNALLYPKYAKALAGKINLLHFSLDSPDEEEHNRIRKVNGYKSVMESIKIAKSIGEYPDIIFTVTNDTFQKLPEMYEIAKKNELVLIVNPVFSYFGNPGLNNFALDYIEEFIAGKPDVYLNSAYIKLRRDGGNKINNPSCKAVSRVIVISPDNKIILPCYHLSNKAIKIDRPINEIRNSAEIKYYKSMEGRFNFCEGCTINCYFEPSFAFPTNIYAVQSLISKFKYGYQKLIKQKIKKKIFEKNIGTHN; this is encoded by the coding sequence ATGCTTCTTCTTTGCAATTATTATGTTACTTACAGATGCAATGCATCTTGCGAATTTTGCCACTTTGCAGATCATCAAAGATATAAAAATTCTTCCGATGCAAGTATAACAGATTATAAATCGAATATAATTCAGCTTGCTAAACTTGGTGTAAAGTTTATTGATCTGACAGGTGGGGAACCTCTGCTGAATAAAAATATAGTAGAGATGGCAGGTCTGGCGAGAGATTTAAGAATTCAAACAAGTATTACAACTAATGCATTGCTTTATCCTAAATATGCTAAAGCTCTTGCTGGAAAGATTAACTTGCTGCACTTTTCATTAGATTCTCCCGATGAAGAAGAACATAATAGAATTAGGAAAGTAAACGGTTATAAATCTGTTATGGAAAGCATAAAAATTGCTAAATCGATTGGAGAATACCCGGATATCATTTTTACTGTAACTAACGATACATTTCAAAAGCTGCCGGAAATGTATGAGATTGCAAAAAAGAACGAACTTGTACTTATTGTAAACCCAGTATTTTCCTATTTTGGAAATCCAGGTTTGAATAATTTTGCTCTTGATTACATCGAAGAATTTATTGCTGGAAAACCTGATGTTTATTTAAATTCAGCATACATTAAATTGAGGCGAGATGGAGGAAATAAAATAAATAATCCTTCATGTAAAGCTGTCTCACGTGTTATTGTAATTTCACCTGATAATAAAATAATTTTACCTTGCTATCATTTGTCAAACAAGGCGATTAAAATTGATAGACCAATTAATGAAATAAGAAATTCGGCAGAAATAAAATATTATAAATCGATGGAAGGAAGATTTAATTTTTGTGAGGGTTGTACCATCAATTGTTACTTTGAGCCATCTTTCGCATTTCCAACAAATATTTATGCTGTTCAAAGCTTAATTTCAAAATTTAAATACGGTTATCAGAAGCTGATTAAACAAAAAATTAAAAAGAAGATCTTTGAAAAAAATATTGGAACACATAATTGA
- a CDS encoding DUF1207 domain-containing protein, with product MKINLILFLVVLSVGSFSQSKFELFPSALNIHPFAANTLEPRVGTLFQLNNNELRLDIGNSLDILHYSTENSITYSAGADFFTYTLLRGEKEFHFPVDAVDYLFGINIGIKAKADFSDYGIRLRLSHISAHFVDGHFDHRQAIWRDGRDPRVYSREFIEIAPYYSLSDLRVYLGYSYLFHVDPTYIGRNSYQFGFDYFFNNILSDYLHPYAGYDLKISKIDKYTGNNSFVAGIKIGNSRGRGISIYYNYYSGRSIHGEYFDYYKTYSAVGFNLDL from the coding sequence TTGAAAATTAATTTGATATTATTCTTGGTTGTTCTTTCTGTTGGAAGTTTTTCGCAATCTAAGTTTGAATTATTTCCGAGTGCGCTGAATATACATCCGTTTGCTGCTAACACATTGGAACCACGGGTAGGAACACTTTTCCAGCTAAATAATAATGAACTAAGATTAGACATTGGAAATTCATTGGATATACTACATTATTCTACGGAAAATTCCATTACATATTCAGCCGGAGCCGATTTTTTTACTTATACTTTACTTAGAGGTGAAAAAGAATTTCACTTTCCAGTTGATGCCGTTGATTATCTATTTGGAATTAATATTGGAATTAAAGCAAAGGCTGATTTTTCAGACTATGGTATTAGGTTAAGATTAAGCCACATTAGTGCACATTTTGTTGATGGGCATTTCGATCACCGGCAAGCTATATGGCGCGATGGAAGAGATCCCAGGGTTTATAGCAGGGAATTTATAGAAATAGCGCCTTACTATAGTCTAAGCGATTTACGGGTATATTTAGGTTATTCCTATCTTTTCCATGTCGATCCAACTTATATTGGCAGGAACAGCTACCAGTTTGGTTTTGATTACTTTTTTAATAATATTTTAAGCGATTATTTACATCCGTATGCAGGGTATGATTTGAAAATATCTAAAATAGATAAATACACCGGTAATAATTCATTTGTTGCTGGAATTAAAATTGGCAATTCGAGAGGGAGAGGAATTAGTATTTATTACAACTATTATTCTGGAAGAAGTATTCACGGGGAATATTTTGATTATTACAAAACCTACAGTGCTGTAGGTTTCAATTTGGATTTATAA
- a CDS encoding site-2 protease family protein has translation MPDYFSEPYFSTNEPREKKKEKHNFVLHIFLFIITFVTTTISGMQWIKGFGGPYEISSFVIGLPYSISILFVLASHEFGHYFAAMYHKVKATLPFFIPLPSVEGFFINFGTMGAVIKTKTAVPNNKAMFDIGVAGPIAGFIASVAILIYGFTHLPGVGFILSIHPDYFLPTYGKSGLALKFGDSILFSFLRTVFTNHSQFVPPMSEIYHYPFLCVGWFGLFVTSMNMIPVGQLDGGHIIYSMFGEKKHFMIAQVSMGILVILGLIGIGDSFLNWNTGFGWTGWLFWGLVLFLFIKVKHPTLAEYYPLDRKRMFIGYMSIFILIISFSPSPISLSLGI, from the coding sequence ATGCCGGATTATTTCAGCGAACCATATTTTTCTACTAACGAACCAAGAGAAAAGAAAAAAGAGAAACACAATTTTGTACTTCATATTTTCCTTTTTATTATAACTTTTGTAACAACTACAATCTCAGGGATGCAATGGATTAAAGGTTTTGGGGGACCATACGAAATAAGTTCATTTGTTATTGGTCTTCCATATTCAATCTCTATCCTGTTTGTTTTAGCCAGCCACGAATTTGGACATTACTTTGCAGCGATGTACCATAAAGTAAAAGCTACATTGCCTTTTTTTATTCCGCTTCCATCGGTTGAAGGATTTTTTATTAATTTTGGTACTATGGGTGCCGTAATTAAAACTAAAACAGCAGTACCAAATAATAAAGCAATGTTTGATATTGGTGTTGCGGGTCCAATTGCCGGGTTCATTGCCAGTGTTGCAATCTTAATTTATGGATTTACTCATTTACCCGGTGTTGGTTTTATTCTTTCTATTCATCCGGATTACTTCCTGCCAACTTATGGTAAATCTGGTTTAGCATTAAAATTCGGAGATTCAATTTTATTCTCTTTCCTACGTACTGTTTTTACAAACCATTCGCAGTTTGTACCACCAATGTCAGAGATATATCATTATCCGTTTCTTTGTGTAGGATGGTTTGGTCTTTTTGTAACCTCAATGAATATGATTCCTGTTGGGCAGCTGGATGGTGGTCATATCATTTATAGTATGTTTGGAGAAAAAAAACATTTTATGATTGCACAGGTTTCAATGGGAATTCTTGTGATCTTAGGTTTGATTGGAATAGGAGACTCATTTTTAAACTGGAATACCGGATTTGGCTGGACTGGCTGGTTATTTTGGGGTCTGGTTCTTTTTTTATTTATAAAAGTTAAACATCCAACATTAGCTGAATATTATCCTTTGGATAGAAAGAGAATGTTTATTGGATATATGAGCATTTTCATTCTAATAATTTCTTTCTCACCTTCACCAATATCTTTATCTTTAGGTATATAA